Below is a window of Edaphobacter dinghuensis DNA.
CGAAGGTGCTGTTTTAGACATCAATCACACAAACAATCAGGCGTGGCCCTGTCATTACAGGAACGCGCCTGATTGATTCTCTATCTGAAGAAGTTCAGCGGTATACTTCGTCTTCGTTACGTACTCGACGAATATCTGTGCTGTACACGACTTTTAAAGGTGGCTATGTATACCCGAAGATCGTTTCTCGCCTCAGCCAGCGCGGCGCTGGCCATGTCTAGCCTTCCCCGCATTGCCTATGCCACAGCTCCTCCATCGCGGGCCTTCGGGTTGCAACTCTATACAGTACGTAAGGACATTCAGGCAGATACACCGGGTGTCCTGGCCGCTGTCCGCAAGATCGGCTATCGTTCAGTGGAAACTTTCGCTGCACAATATTCCCGCCCGGCAAAAGAACTGCGCCAGATGATCAGCGATGCTGATTTGTTCCTTCCCAGCGCACACTTCGGATATACAGATTTGAGTGAGAAATTCGATTACGCCAAAGAACTCGGTGTGAAGTACATCGTTGTAGGCGCGCCCCCTTTTCAAAAAGCGAACTCCGCTGACGCGTTCAAAGAGTTTGCAGCGCAATATAACCAATGGGGACAGGAAGCCGCGAAGTATGGCATGGAGTTCGGCTTCCACAACCACAACATCGAATTTCAAAGCTTTGACGGTGTAACTGGACTTGAGATTCTGATGAAGGAGACAGATCCCAA
It encodes the following:
- a CDS encoding sugar phosphate isomerase/epimerase family protein, whose translation is MILYLKKFSGILRLRYVLDEYLCCTRLLKVAMYTRRSFLASASAALAMSSLPRIAYATAPPSRAFGLQLYTVRKDIQADTPGVLAAVRKIGYRSVETFAAQYSRPAKELRQMISDADLFLPSAHFGYTDLSEKFDYAKELGVKYIVVGAPPFQKANSADAFKEFAAQYNQWGQEAAKYGMEFGFHNHNIEFQSFDGVTGLEILMKETDPKLVKWQMDCYWVTQAGADPVAMIHKYGERLQTLHFKDRKPNVPTSAKPGAPAHFTEVGTGTINFKAIWVAASPLHVPYFFVEQDQTEIPPLESIKISYNNLRKILQ